A DNA window from Halorubrum sp. DM2 contains the following coding sequences:
- a CDS encoding serine/threonine-protein kinase RIO2 encodes MVRNVAGDMAELDPEDFYLLSGVEQGMRFSEWVRRDKLPDYADLTREEVDYRIDRCLDRELIERKTIQYEGYQLTFEGYDALALRTFAERETIDGVGSPLGLGKEGDVYEAQSFRPLALKYHREGYTNFREVNRDREYTADRDHVSWLYTARKAAEREYEAMEELYPDVSVPRPVDHNRHAIVMEKFAGVELSRASLDPEQAVGVLDLILRELATAHDLGWVHADASEHNVAVAESGVTIFDWPQAVSVDHENAREFLERDVENLLRYFARKYPHEVPRDADTDGIAAAIADGSFETVRAFGGG; translated from the coding sequence ATGGTGCGAAACGTCGCCGGCGACATGGCGGAGCTTGACCCCGAGGACTTCTACCTCCTCTCGGGCGTCGAGCAGGGGATGCGCTTCTCGGAGTGGGTCCGCCGCGACAAGCTCCCGGACTACGCCGACCTGACGCGCGAGGAGGTCGACTACCGCATCGACCGGTGTCTCGACCGGGAGCTGATCGAGCGGAAGACGATCCAGTACGAGGGGTACCAGCTCACCTTCGAGGGGTACGACGCCCTGGCGCTCCGGACGTTCGCCGAGCGCGAGACGATAGACGGCGTGGGATCGCCGCTCGGGCTCGGCAAGGAGGGCGACGTGTACGAGGCGCAGTCGTTCCGCCCGCTCGCCTTGAAGTACCACCGCGAGGGGTACACCAACTTCCGCGAGGTGAACCGCGACCGCGAGTACACCGCCGACCGCGACCACGTCTCGTGGCTCTATACCGCCCGCAAGGCCGCCGAACGCGAGTACGAGGCGATGGAGGAACTGTACCCCGACGTGAGCGTGCCGCGACCGGTGGACCACAACCGCCACGCCATCGTGATGGAGAAGTTCGCGGGCGTCGAGCTGTCGCGCGCGTCGCTCGACCCCGAGCAGGCGGTCGGCGTCCTCGATCTAATACTCCGCGAACTCGCGACCGCCCACGACCTGGGCTGGGTCCACGCCGACGCCTCCGAACACAACGTCGCGGTCGCGGAGAGCGGCGTCACGATCTTCGACTGGCCGCAGGCGGTGTCGGTCGACCACGAGAACGCCCGGGAGTTCCTCGAACGCGACGTCGAGAACCTCCTCCGGTACTTCGCCCGGAAGTATCCCCACGAGGTGCCCCGAGACGCCGATACCGACGGGATCGCCGCCGCTATCGCCGACGGCTCGTTCGAGACGGTTCGGGCGTTCGGCGGCGGATAA